In the genome of Streptomyces racemochromogenes, one region contains:
- a CDS encoding Uma2 family endonuclease: protein MIERPRPIEVTEGERTFEDVLRTVEEMNTPDGHKAELIRGKIVVSPWSRLRYFIPMESLREQLMEHVAADQVATHAPFLFSFPSVGRAYGPDLYVVYRAAFLTEERHGDGEALSLVAEFTSTSTRDADWQEKLQVYGQLVPVYLVVDMQEDEITCFSDPSPQGYRAHRTVSFGTPLPVPAPFSCDIDTTAFKTAG, encoded by the coding sequence ATGATCGAGCGACCCCGGCCCATAGAGGTCACCGAGGGGGAACGGACCTTCGAGGACGTGCTGCGCACGGTCGAGGAGATGAACACGCCAGACGGCCACAAGGCCGAGCTCATCCGGGGGAAGATCGTCGTGTCACCGTGGTCCAGGCTTCGCTACTTCATCCCCATGGAATCCCTGCGGGAACAGTTGATGGAGCACGTCGCGGCAGACCAGGTGGCCACCCACGCACCGTTCCTGTTCAGCTTCCCATCAGTCGGCCGTGCCTACGGGCCTGACCTCTACGTCGTCTACCGCGCCGCGTTCCTGACAGAGGAGCGGCACGGTGACGGGGAGGCCCTGAGCCTCGTAGCGGAGTTCACGTCGACCTCCACCAGGGACGCCGACTGGCAGGAGAAGCTCCAGGTGTACGGGCAGCTGGTGCCCGTGTACCTCGTGGTCGACATGCAGGAGGACGAGATCACCTGCTTCTCCGACCCCTCCCCGCAGGGCTACCGCGCCCACAGGACGGTCTCCTTCGGCACCCCCCTGCCGGTACCCGCCCCCTTCTCGTGCGACATCGACACGACGGCTTTCAAGACGGCGGGCTGA
- a CDS encoding MerR family transcriptional regulator has protein sequence MRSIGEMARDSGLGVSALRFYDGAGVLVPDWVDPVSGYRWYGPGQLDEARLLAHLRRAGMPLADIRLVTAGWSGSDTALVLKLLSEHLLRLERGLCDARRAFSTVRDLLDARETPMSSTFAHPHTAPVRLTVSAPGLAAALDAVRFAASTDPELPMLGGVLFDAEGGTLRVVATDRYRLAVSATGVTGAGEGEYDGSRVQAVVPSPLADAMRALLGAEGSAELRVEGDRVVLEAGERQAGGRCGATGFPDYRRLSRLPAGRRAPVDVPAFREALLGGPVRSQVREEDGAAYDVSVLEVTDGGPVSVREHASPGDRIGVNRAFLLEALAAADRDRLVLEAGTGPRPLTISRGDDEETYSMLMPVIVED, from the coding sequence ATGCGCAGTATCGGTGAGATGGCCCGGGACAGCGGGCTCGGCGTGAGCGCGCTGCGGTTCTACGACGGGGCCGGGGTGCTGGTCCCGGACTGGGTGGATCCGGTGAGCGGGTACCGCTGGTACGGGCCCGGCCAGCTGGACGAGGCACGGCTGCTGGCGCACCTGCGGCGGGCCGGGATGCCGCTGGCCGACATCCGGCTGGTGACGGCCGGCTGGTCCGGGTCCGACACCGCCCTGGTGCTGAAGCTGCTCTCGGAGCACCTGCTCCGGCTGGAGCGGGGGCTCTGCGACGCGCGCCGCGCGTTCTCCACGGTCCGTGACCTTCTCGACGCCAGGGAGACCCCGATGAGTTCGACCTTCGCCCATCCGCACACGGCCCCCGTCCGCCTGACCGTGTCCGCGCCCGGGCTGGCCGCGGCGCTGGACGCGGTCCGGTTCGCCGCGAGCACCGATCCGGAGCTGCCCATGCTCGGCGGCGTCCTGTTCGACGCCGAGGGCGGGACGCTGCGGGTCGTCGCCACCGACCGGTACCGGCTGGCCGTTTCGGCGACCGGCGTCACCGGCGCCGGGGAAGGGGAGTACGACGGCTCCCGCGTCCAGGCCGTCGTCCCGTCCCCGCTGGCCGACGCGATGCGGGCGCTGCTCGGCGCCGAAGGGTCGGCGGAGCTGCGGGTCGAGGGGGACCGGGTGGTCCTGGAGGCCGGGGAGCGGCAGGCGGGCGGCCGGTGCGGCGCCACCGGCTTCCCCGACTACCGCCGGCTCTCCCGGCTGCCGGCCGGACGCCGGGCCCCGGTGGACGTGCCCGCGTTCCGGGAGGCGCTGCTGGGCGGGCCGGTACGGAGCCAGGTGCGGGAGGAGGACGGCGCGGCGTACGACGTGAGCGTGCTGGAGGTGACGGACGGGGGGCCGGTCTCGGTCCGCGAGCACGCCTCCCCCGGGGACCGGATCGGCGTCAACCGCGCCTTCCTGCTGGAGGCCCTGGCCGCGGCGGACCGGGACCGGCTGGTCCTGGAGGCCGGGACCGGCCCCAGGCCGCTGACCATCAGCCGCGGCGACGACGAGGAGACGTACTCGATGCTCATGCCGGTGATCGTGGAGGACTAG
- a CDS encoding ubiquinol-cytochrome c reductase cytochrome b subunit — MRAGRRCRPVPESRRGKRAARAAGALDERLPLAELTRGALRKVFPDHWSFLLGELALYSFAVLLLTGVYLSLFFDPSMRETPYQGSYEPLHGVLMSQAYLSTLRISFDVRGGLLIRQIHHWAAIVFLAAIGAHMLRVFLTGAFRRPRELNWVIGVTLFLLAMLEGFAGYSLPDDLLSGTGLRIAQGVMLSVPVIGTYLSCFAFGGEFPGQDIVPRLYPVHVLLVPGLLLGLVTVHLLLVFHLKHTHWAGPGRTARNVVGLPFFPQYLAKSGGLFFAVFGVLAALAAVAQVNPIWVYGPYRADLVSDGSQPDWYIGFLEGALRLMPGVETRLWGHTISWNPLVTAVLMPGLLFTVLYAYPFFERWITGDTGERHLCDRPRDRPVRTALGAAALSWYAVLLLAGAQDILAFLFALPLPPLTWTLRAALFAVPAAVFWLTRRLCLALQSHERELLTDGAETGLAVQDAEGAFHPRYEALPPGERYTMLARDLPAPLEYDGDPTRSLPRRVLSRTRAAVSVWFHRDRVPYPLTPEQRRKAAATLVGPDRPEDPGPPRG, encoded by the coding sequence ATGCGCGCGGGCAGGAGGTGCAGGCCGGTGCCGGAGTCCAGGCGCGGGAAGCGGGCGGCGCGGGCCGCCGGGGCCCTCGACGAGCGGCTGCCGCTGGCCGAGCTCACCCGCGGGGCGCTGCGGAAGGTCTTCCCCGACCACTGGTCCTTCCTGCTGGGGGAGCTGGCCCTCTACAGCTTCGCCGTCCTGCTGCTGACCGGCGTGTACCTGTCGCTCTTCTTCGACCCGTCGATGCGCGAGACCCCCTACCAGGGCTCGTACGAGCCGCTGCACGGCGTCCTCATGTCGCAGGCCTACCTCTCCACCCTCCGCATCAGCTTCGACGTCCGCGGCGGCCTGCTGATCCGCCAGATCCACCACTGGGCGGCGATCGTCTTCCTCGCCGCCATCGGCGCGCACATGCTCCGGGTGTTCCTCACCGGCGCCTTCCGCCGCCCCCGCGAGCTGAACTGGGTGATCGGGGTGACCCTGTTCCTGCTGGCGATGCTGGAGGGCTTCGCCGGCTACTCGCTCCCCGACGACCTGCTGTCCGGCACCGGACTGCGCATCGCCCAGGGCGTCATGCTGTCCGTCCCCGTCATCGGCACCTACCTGAGCTGCTTCGCCTTCGGCGGCGAGTTCCCCGGCCAGGACATCGTCCCCCGCCTCTACCCCGTGCACGTCCTGCTCGTCCCCGGCCTGCTGCTGGGGCTGGTCACCGTGCACCTGCTGCTCGTGTTCCACCTCAAGCACACCCACTGGGCGGGCCCAGGCCGCACCGCCCGCAACGTCGTCGGCCTGCCCTTCTTCCCCCAGTACCTGGCCAAGTCCGGCGGCCTCTTCTTCGCCGTCTTCGGGGTCCTCGCCGCGCTCGCCGCCGTCGCGCAGGTCAACCCGATCTGGGTGTACGGCCCCTACCGCGCCGACCTGGTCTCCGACGGCTCCCAGCCCGACTGGTACATCGGCTTCCTGGAGGGCGCCCTGCGGCTGATGCCCGGGGTCGAGACCCGCCTGTGGGGGCACACCATCTCCTGGAACCCCCTGGTGACGGCCGTCCTCATGCCCGGCCTGCTGTTCACCGTGCTCTACGCCTACCCCTTCTTCGAACGCTGGATCACCGGCGACACCGGCGAGCGGCACCTGTGCGACCGCCCCCGCGACCGGCCGGTCCGCACGGCCCTCGGCGCGGCGGCCCTCTCCTGGTACGCGGTGCTGCTCCTCGCCGGGGCCCAGGACATCCTGGCGTTCCTCTTCGCCCTGCCCCTGCCCCCGCTGACCTGGACGCTGCGCGCCGCCCTCTTCGCCGTGCCGGCGGCGGTGTTCTGGCTCACCCGGCGGCTGTGCCTGGCCCTCCAGTCGCACGAGCGGGAGCTGCTGACGGACGGTGCGGAGACGGGCCTGGCGGTGCAGGACGCCGAGGGCGCCTTCCACCCGCGGTACGAGGCGCTCCCGCCCGGGGAGCGGTACACCATGCTCGCCCGGGACCTGCCCGCACCGCTGGAGTACGACGGCGACCCCACCCGGTCCCTGCCGCGCCGGGTTTTGTCCCGCACCCGGGCGGCCGTCAGCGTCTGGTTCCACCGCGACCGCGTCCCGTACCCGCTCACCCCCGAGCAGCGCCGCAAGGCCGCCGCCACCCTCGTCGGACCGGACCGGCCCGAGGACCCCGGGCCCCCGCGGGGCTGA
- a CDS encoding response regulator transcription factor, giving the protein MTPTPTPTTPIDVLIADDNPVVRAGLSALLATAGDLRVVAQARDGREALHLTRVHAPDVILLDVRMPGVDGISALPHLVCLAPVLMLTYSQEADQIRESLLLGAGGYLIHGEFTADELVRAVRDARAGRAHFTPTAATAVLAELRASSQTQPSVAQSTERVHNSVVFGLSSREVEIMDLIASGMNNQQIAGACFISEKTVKNHINRIFAKLQSASRSEAIARWLGTARPGVTGRG; this is encoded by the coding sequence ATGACCCCGACCCCGACCCCGACGACCCCGATCGACGTCCTGATCGCCGACGACAACCCGGTGGTGCGGGCCGGGCTGAGCGCGCTGCTGGCCACCGCGGGGGACCTCCGGGTGGTGGCGCAGGCCCGCGACGGCAGGGAGGCCCTGCACCTGACGCGGGTCCACGCCCCGGACGTGATCCTGCTGGACGTCCGGATGCCGGGGGTGGACGGCATCTCGGCGCTGCCGCACCTGGTGTGCCTGGCGCCGGTCCTGATGCTGACGTACAGCCAGGAGGCCGACCAGATCCGCGAGTCCCTGCTGCTGGGCGCGGGCGGGTACCTGATCCACGGCGAGTTCACCGCGGACGAACTGGTCCGGGCGGTACGCGACGCCCGCGCCGGCCGCGCCCACTTCACCCCGACGGCGGCCACGGCGGTCCTCGCGGAACTGCGGGCCTCTTCGCAAACGCAACCTTCTGTGGCACAGTCGACGGAGCGCGTGCACAACTCCGTTGTCTTCGGGCTGAGTTCGCGGGAGGTGGAGATCATGGACCTGATCGCGTCCGGCATGAACAACCAGCAGATCGCGGGCGCCTGCTTCATCAGCGAGAAGACGGTCAAGAACCACATCAACCGCATCTTCGCGAAGCTCCAGAGCGCGAGCCGCAGCGAGGCGATAGCCCGCTGGCTGGGAACCGCCCGTCCGGGGGTGACCGGTCGTGGGTAG
- a CDS encoding helix-turn-helix domain-containing protein, which produces MDDEEARTRLLDAAEALFYAEGVQAVGMDRIRTESGVPLKRLYRLFPAKDALVAAYLERRDARWIGGLREAVAAAEEPVAAVFDWLARWFSEPGFRGCAFLNAYGELGTGPAAVLDVVRRHKAELRSLLGTLTDSSPALADQLLILAEGATVVAALTPGPEPALRAREAALRLLGADAPPNG; this is translated from the coding sequence ATGGACGACGAAGAGGCCCGCACCCGACTGCTCGACGCGGCGGAGGCCCTGTTCTACGCCGAGGGCGTCCAGGCCGTCGGCATGGACCGCATCCGCACGGAGTCGGGCGTACCGCTCAAGCGGCTCTACCGGCTCTTCCCGGCCAAGGACGCGCTGGTCGCCGCCTACCTGGAGCGGCGCGACGCCCGCTGGATCGGCGGCCTGCGGGAGGCGGTGGCGGCGGCCGAGGAACCGGTGGCGGCGGTGTTCGACTGGCTGGCGCGGTGGTTCTCGGAGCCCGGCTTCCGCGGCTGCGCCTTCCTCAACGCGTACGGGGAGCTCGGCACGGGCCCCGCGGCGGTACTGGACGTCGTACGCCGCCACAAGGCGGAGCTGCGCTCCCTGCTGGGCACCCTGACCGACTCCTCCCCCGCCCTCGCGGACCAGCTCCTCATCCTGGCCGAGGGCGCCACGGTGGTGGCCGCCCTCACCCCCGGCCCGGAACCGGCCCTCCGCGCCCGCGAGGCGGCACTGCGCCTGCTGGGGGCGGACGCGCCCCCGAACGGGTGA
- a CDS encoding OmpA family protein, which yields MTQRHRAAAATAVAGLVIAGTHLLGATSAHADDPKPSVPPGTEPSAAAPVPVDPNAPGLKIPQGGTLAPVKVLDIAEVVEDLGGEQRRQETNQNVMMALQSEVLFPENSAVFNAQAASRIQAIAQEINTQKATRIRVFGFTDDQGSYEHGQELSKQRADAVQAELAKTVTNPGVTYDVRGYSEDYPIADNSTEEGRKKNRRVEITFPRGAAG from the coding sequence ATGACACAACGCCACCGCGCAGCCGCAGCCACCGCCGTAGCCGGGCTCGTCATCGCCGGCACCCACCTCCTCGGCGCGACGAGCGCCCACGCCGACGACCCCAAGCCCTCCGTACCCCCCGGCACGGAGCCGTCCGCCGCCGCGCCCGTGCCCGTCGACCCCAACGCCCCCGGCCTCAAGATCCCCCAGGGCGGCACCCTCGCCCCCGTCAAGGTGCTCGACATCGCCGAGGTCGTCGAAGACCTCGGCGGCGAGCAGCGCCGCCAGGAGACCAACCAGAACGTCATGATGGCCCTGCAGTCCGAGGTCCTCTTCCCGGAGAACAGCGCCGTCTTCAACGCCCAGGCCGCATCCCGCATCCAGGCCATCGCGCAGGAGATCAACACCCAGAAGGCCACCCGCATCCGCGTCTTCGGCTTCACCGACGACCAGGGCAGCTACGAACACGGCCAGGAGCTCTCCAAGCAGCGCGCCGACGCCGTCCAGGCCGAGCTGGCCAAGACCGTCACCAACCCCGGCGTCACCTATGACGTCCGCGGCTACAGCGAGGACTACCCGATCGCGGACAACAGCACCGAGGAAGGCCGCAAGAAGAACCGCCGGGTCGAGATCACCTTCCCCCGCGGCGCGGCCGGCTAG
- a CDS encoding DUF5936 domain-containing protein produces the protein MNTYLPLLLALATALSVFGILHGIRLYRADVKLPTDLALALEVGATRTTAVGSVVDRLGIRWAPLVLRLMGPKQVARKRRQIDMAGNPAGLTIDRYAARRAVYGFLGGLGALAMLMNGKLVPALLMTAFGLFWIEAGLWSAIRIRRDNIERTLPDFLDVLAVVVSAGLGFRQALERVAGKYEGPWADEVRITLQQMDMGVSRRQAFDELRRRNDSEQVAQFVTALQQGEELGSPIVETLIAIAEDMRRTDAQNARRRAARAVPKATFAVTMFMLPGTLILLVCGFVYGANVDFGALLGGG, from the coding sequence ATGAACACCTACCTCCCCCTCCTGCTGGCCCTGGCCACCGCCCTGTCCGTCTTCGGGATCCTCCACGGCATCCGGCTCTACCGCGCCGACGTCAAACTCCCGACCGACCTCGCCCTCGCCCTGGAGGTCGGCGCCACCCGCACGACCGCCGTCGGCTCGGTCGTCGACCGCCTCGGCATCCGCTGGGCGCCGCTGGTGCTGCGGCTGATGGGGCCCAAGCAGGTGGCCCGCAAGCGCCGCCAGATCGACATGGCGGGCAACCCGGCCGGCCTCACCATCGACCGCTACGCCGCCCGGCGCGCGGTGTACGGCTTCCTGGGCGGCCTCGGCGCCCTCGCGATGCTGATGAACGGCAAGCTCGTCCCCGCCCTCCTCATGACCGCCTTCGGGCTGTTCTGGATCGAGGCCGGGCTGTGGTCGGCGATCCGGATCCGCCGGGACAACATCGAGCGGACCCTGCCGGACTTCCTGGATGTCCTCGCGGTCGTCGTCAGCGCCGGACTGGGCTTCCGGCAGGCCCTCGAACGCGTAGCGGGCAAGTACGAGGGCCCGTGGGCCGACGAGGTCCGGATCACGCTCCAGCAGATGGACATGGGCGTCAGCCGCCGCCAGGCCTTCGACGAGCTGCGCCGGCGCAACGACTCCGAGCAGGTCGCGCAGTTCGTCACCGCCCTCCAGCAGGGCGAGGAGCTGGGCTCCCCGATCGTGGAGACCCTCATCGCCATCGCCGAGGACATGCGGCGCACGGACGCCCAGAACGCCCGCCGGCGGGCCGCCCGGGCCGTCCCCAAGGCCACCTTCGCGGTGACCATGTTCATGCTGCCCGGGACCCTGATCCTCCTCGTCTGCGGCTTCGTCTACGGCGCGAACGTCGACTTCGGCGCGCTGCTGGGGGGCGGCTGA
- a CDS encoding pilus assembly protein TadG-related protein codes for MRQQGFRDERGQAFPVYIIVVVGLLFAALAFFVVGQAGVTRSNAQGAADAAALAAAGEARDNTFTGLDLFGLTPADWAKLVHGDLLTGRGACAKAVEFAALNDAVAECEAAIPEVSVTVTTNGTVGESVVPGTESVHGKATAKARIKPRCSLTSAPAPPSPTPTPDPTSSPTASPNPSSTPGPGSVKFVCDGEALTLDLAHPGSLNKLAKALFTVRLID; via the coding sequence GTGAGGCAGCAGGGGTTTCGGGACGAGCGGGGGCAGGCGTTCCCCGTCTACATCATCGTGGTGGTGGGCCTGCTCTTCGCCGCCCTGGCCTTCTTCGTCGTGGGGCAGGCGGGGGTCACCCGCAGCAATGCGCAAGGTGCTGCGGACGCTGCTGCCCTTGCAGCGGCCGGGGAGGCCCGGGACAACACCTTCACCGGGCTGGACCTGTTCGGTCTTACGCCCGCGGACTGGGCGAAGCTCGTGCACGGTGACCTGCTCACGGGGCGGGGAGCGTGTGCCAAGGCGGTCGAGTTCGCGGCTCTGAACGACGCCGTTGCCGAATGTGAGGCGGCCATCCCGGAAGTCAGCGTCACCGTGACCACGAACGGGACCGTCGGGGAGTCCGTGGTGCCGGGCACTGAGAGCGTTCACGGCAAGGCCACGGCCAAGGCCCGCATCAAGCCCCGCTGCTCACTGACTTCGGCCCCGGCCCCTCCGTCTCCCACACCGACCCCGGACCCGACGTCCAGCCCGACCGCGAGCCCGAACCCGAGCTCAACGCCGGGGCCGGGAAGCGTCAAGTTCGTCTGCGACGGGGAGGCACTCACTTTGGATCTGGCGCATCCGGGCTCACTGAACAAGCTGGCGAAGGCGCTGTTCACGGTCCGGCTGATCGATTGA
- a CDS encoding nuclear transport factor 2 family protein produces MLKPPFTEETARAKVQAAEDAWNTRDPERIALAYSEDSAWRNRDRFLTGRAEIRAFLAEKWERELDYRLRKELWAYTGNRISVRFEYEWHDAGGQWWRSHGNEQWEFDDDGLMRRREASINDVPIEESERRLRA; encoded by the coding sequence GTGCTCAAGCCCCCGTTCACCGAGGAGACCGCCCGCGCCAAGGTGCAGGCCGCAGAGGACGCCTGGAACACCCGCGACCCCGAGCGCATCGCCCTCGCCTACTCCGAGGACTCCGCCTGGCGCAACCGCGACCGCTTCCTCACCGGCCGCGCCGAGATCCGCGCCTTCCTCGCCGAGAAGTGGGAGCGCGAGCTGGACTACCGCCTGCGCAAGGAGCTGTGGGCGTACACCGGCAACCGCATCTCCGTCCGCTTCGAGTACGAGTGGCACGACGCCGGCGGCCAGTGGTGGCGCAGCCACGGGAACGAGCAGTGGGAGTTCGACGACGACGGCCTGATGCGCCGCCGCGAGGCCAGCATCAACGACGTCCCCATCGAGGAGTCCGAACGGCGGCTCCGCGCCTGA
- a CDS encoding sensor histidine kinase produces MRLEANALQALCRQVFAVRLVMIPLGAPLALGRTAPGAPTYLVAASVALTFLLSYALFRDWERFGPLLLRHRWLLAADMAVGALLLVTATPSSPLGLVALGTPLLSGLVYGWRGSAVFAAAQTVVVAALGGGLVLSFLCVLSGAAGSSVRDFLFRLSETRARLTAAEAVREERERLAREMHDSVSKTLHGLALAADALARTSDPDLVRRQAEEVASAARRAACESRALLTDLRADPVPLLPALHALDARVRVSGAVPALPPSVARHVVAVAAEAVENARRHAEASETLLTVSATGTHLTVSVEDDGRGLPARFPSAGHFGVRGMRERAAAIGAALSLGPRPAGRPGTRVRLSLPLEGIR; encoded by the coding sequence ATGCGCCTGGAAGCCAACGCCCTCCAGGCCCTGTGCAGGCAGGTCTTCGCGGTCCGGCTGGTCATGATCCCCCTGGGTGCCCCGCTCGCCCTGGGCCGGACGGCGCCGGGCGCCCCCACGTACCTGGTGGCGGCCTCCGTGGCCCTCACCTTCCTCCTGTCGTACGCCCTCTTCCGCGACTGGGAGCGCTTCGGGCCGCTGCTGCTGCGCCACCGGTGGCTGCTGGCGGCGGACATGGCGGTGGGCGCGCTGCTCCTGGTCACGGCGACCCCGTCGTCCCCGCTGGGGCTGGTGGCCCTGGGCACGCCGCTCCTCTCCGGCCTCGTGTACGGCTGGCGCGGATCCGCCGTCTTCGCGGCGGCGCAGACGGTGGTGGTGGCCGCTCTGGGCGGCGGCCTGGTCCTCTCCTTCCTGTGCGTCCTGTCCGGCGCGGCGGGCTCCTCCGTCCGCGACTTCCTCTTCCGCCTCTCCGAGACCCGGGCACGGCTGACGGCGGCCGAGGCGGTCCGGGAGGAGCGGGAACGGCTCGCGCGGGAGATGCACGACTCGGTCTCCAAGACCCTGCACGGCCTGGCCCTGGCCGCCGACGCGCTCGCGCGCACGTCGGACCCGGACCTGGTCCGCAGGCAGGCCGAGGAGGTGGCCTCGGCGGCCCGCCGCGCGGCCTGCGAGTCCCGTGCCCTGCTGACGGACCTGCGGGCCGATCCGGTCCCCCTCCTGCCGGCGCTGCACGCGCTGGACGCGCGGGTCCGGGTCTCGGGCGCGGTCCCGGCCCTGCCCCCGTCCGTGGCCCGGCACGTGGTCGCCGTGGCCGCGGAGGCGGTGGAGAACGCACGCCGCCACGCGGAGGCGTCCGAGACCCTGCTCACCGTCTCGGCGACCGGTACGCACCTCACCGTCTCGGTGGAGGACGACGGCCGGGGCCTGCCGGCGCGGTTCCCGTCCGCGGGCCACTTCGGCGTGCGCGGCATGCGGGAACGCGCGGCGGCGATCGGAGCCGCCCTGTCCCTGGGCCCCCGCCCGGCCGGCCGCCCGGGCACCCGTGTCCGTCTCTCGCTCCCGCTGGAGGGGATCCGATGA
- a CDS encoding M12 family metallopeptidase, which translates to MATQQEETARRYCAQPPQRLPELPPDLSLPRTRAILANRSKWVNGTQVRYSFLDGAGNGVAKAWLTEVHNGFEEWESLGIGLRFRPEDNPPEAEIRITFADDGSWSYVGTDCLGIGSAEATMNFGWDPTTPYGKATVRHEIGHAIGFCHEHQNPFAGIEWDEDEVYRYMAGSPNFWPRETTYHNIIRKLSTHQVTGSKWDVKSVMEYGFEPGLIKKPEEYRNAGIPSPLKLSDQDKEYVRTWYPPLSPHVPELKPFQSAVLGLGSGEQADFEVVPDASQNYRFGTFGNADVKMVLFEAAGGEDLRFVTGEDDSGEDRNGRFEVKLFAGRRYVLRVRMYSTWGSGGASVMYW; encoded by the coding sequence ATGGCCACTCAGCAGGAGGAGACTGCCCGGCGGTACTGCGCCCAGCCTCCGCAGAGACTCCCCGAACTACCCCCGGACCTGAGCCTTCCCCGGACCAGGGCGATACTCGCCAACCGGTCGAAGTGGGTGAACGGCACCCAGGTGCGGTACAGCTTCCTCGACGGCGCCGGCAACGGTGTGGCCAAGGCGTGGCTGACCGAGGTCCACAACGGTTTCGAGGAGTGGGAAAGCCTCGGGATCGGGCTGCGGTTCCGTCCCGAGGACAACCCTCCGGAAGCGGAGATCCGGATCACCTTCGCCGATGACGGCTCCTGGTCCTACGTGGGTACGGACTGCCTCGGCATCGGTTCCGCAGAGGCCACGATGAACTTCGGATGGGATCCGACCACGCCCTACGGAAAGGCCACGGTCCGTCACGAGATAGGGCACGCGATCGGCTTCTGCCATGAACACCAGAACCCGTTCGCCGGCATCGAGTGGGACGAGGACGAGGTCTACCGCTACATGGCGGGCTCCCCCAATTTCTGGCCGCGGGAGACGACCTACCACAACATCATCCGCAAGCTCTCGACGCACCAGGTGACCGGCTCGAAGTGGGACGTGAAGTCGGTCATGGAGTACGGCTTCGAACCCGGCCTGATCAAGAAGCCGGAGGAATACCGGAACGCCGGCATCCCTTCCCCGCTCAAGCTGTCCGATCAGGACAAGGAGTACGTGCGCACCTGGTATCCGCCGCTGTCGCCCCACGTGCCCGAGCTGAAGCCGTTCCAGTCGGCGGTCCTCGGCCTCGGCTCCGGAGAGCAGGCCGACTTCGAGGTGGTCCCCGATGCCAGCCAGAACTACCGGTTCGGGACCTTCGGCAACGCCGACGTGAAGATGGTCCTCTTCGAGGCGGCCGGCGGTGAGGACCTCCGCTTCGTCACCGGAGAGGACGACAGCGGCGAGGACCGCAACGGCCGCTTCGAGGTCAAGCTCTTCGCGGGTCGCCGTTACGTCCTCCGCGTACGCATGTACTCCACCTGGGGTTCCGGGGGCGCGTCGGTCATGTACTGGTGA
- a CDS encoding ricin-type beta-trefoil lectin domain protein: protein MALAPRKTLALAVLALTASLLPAGTAGAAGAAQQAAVPGRYCLANAWGTPNVSTKPCDAADQGQHWTVSGHQIALTNARGYCLANNWGTPDVSTKPCNPNDQGQYWNVAGQKISLAFAPAYCFANAWGTPNLSTKPCDSADRGQNWVVFNDQISLALV, encoded by the coding sequence ATGGCCCTCGCCCCCCGCAAGACGCTCGCCCTCGCCGTGCTCGCCCTGACCGCCTCCCTCCTGCCGGCCGGTACGGCCGGTGCCGCGGGCGCCGCCCAGCAGGCCGCCGTTCCCGGCCGGTACTGCCTCGCCAACGCCTGGGGGACCCCGAACGTCTCCACGAAGCCCTGCGACGCCGCGGACCAGGGCCAGCACTGGACCGTCTCCGGCCACCAGATCGCCCTCACCAACGCCCGCGGCTACTGTCTGGCCAACAACTGGGGCACCCCGGACGTCTCGACGAAGCCGTGCAACCCCAACGACCAGGGGCAGTACTGGAACGTCGCCGGCCAGAAGATCTCCCTCGCCTTCGCCCCGGCGTACTGCTTCGCCAACGCCTGGGGGACCCCGAACCTCTCCACGAAGCCCTGCGACTCCGCCGACCGCGGACAGAACTGGGTGGTCTTCAACGACCAGATCAGCCTGGCCCTCGTCTGA